One stretch of Nocardia mangyaensis DNA includes these proteins:
- a CDS encoding non-ribosomal peptide synthetase, which translates to MSTPERSRISDIMPLTPLQQGLLFVSGLGTEVDVYTVQATIEITGPLDGDRLRAAAHAVLERHPNLRACFRTRKTGEPVAIVPSRVEIPWRTVDLTGLDESALEPRWSAILDADRAERFDPAKPPLLRFTLATLSPDRFRLLLTNHHLLLDGWSSPLFVRELFALYPDPDPTALPAVRPFRDFLRWLDERDHDAAVTAWRTALADVPGPTLLAPTGATRNAVRPHRHTLPLRAETGVRLGERARELGVTVNSIVSAVWGLTLGQAVDSADVLFGSTVSGRSPEIEGVESMIGMFLGTSVVRIQQEASDDLAEVIRRAHRAQTATMDHQHLGLPAIQQASGHGELFDTLLVFESYPDARAAMAAVTRAAGLSIESVQPRDSTHYPLTVTVILEPTLTVHLFFHDTVFADAEIATLSRHFTTLLTLVAEQPKTPLAELALCTEAELAELSGWGIGAARTTRPADIEAVITARADAAVAIRCDGVDWTYAQLAQATAGIAAELRHRGIGPEDRVVVALPRGFAYAATLLAILRTGATYVPVDLGYPRERIDHILADATPTLVIGDIDTTVAQLNSVELSTLGAPEAPLSRSADPVAPGTATAPAAHSGESATLDTIAPATRGGDALAGHGGEAVAQSRGVDPNHPAYLVYTSGSTGRPKGVLGTRAALNARIDWAVNSWSADEPDIRLSKSSFAFIDGTTELLAGLAAGALVVIATDAQLRDVPALAELIEAERITHLTAVPTLAAELIAHAPAVREQVGTWILSGERTNHTLLEQLHSTGNRIINTYGSSEIAGDVTWQEMTGADVAIGRPVPDVELEVLDRFLRPVAPGAVGELYVRGEQVARGYHGDPAATAARFVAAPQGQRRCATGDLVRWRRDGVLDHLGRADQQVKIRGNRVEPGEVDAALAALPGVEGSATVAVADGAGAMLLRSFVVGAELDAGALRRALARRLPSYLVPAVEIIAEIPRLPGGKVDKRALSARSGSAQASRAANTELETRLTAIFGEVLGLDDYGVEDDFFARGGHSLLAARVAIRVQAELGQTVSVRDLFEHPTVAELAAGLATETLTTVTLPPITPIEHGATVALSHAQHRLWAVEQIAGAAGAYNLPFVLELHGRIEVDNLTAALTDLVDRHAALRTLLVDVDGEPAQRVLGRGQQVPFTELTVAETPPADAEHLGAIVDRPATGPASRGGVDAAMAAVEHLGAQPFQLDTELPIRAALVHTGTGTALLLVCLHHVAGDEWSTPILFRDLATAYRSRVLGFVPAWSALPLTYADYAAWQRSTGAALAPHREFWSNTLAGAPEELALPYDRPRPEQPDFAGAVVDFTIDAVRAQALAELGRSVGATGFMVVHALVATLLAKLSGGRDIVVGTPVAGRTGAGVEEIVGLFTNTVALRTDLSGDLSFTELVRRIRAEDLAAFEHQDLPFDVMVELAGQDRVTGRTPLFQTMVQYRKPITAPDFAGLRAEIRHPGVRSAKFDLTFDFLEQAAGHGISARIEYATALFDHSTVATVAERLLQLVDAVTTDPGIGLRALPVLEQAEREQLRHWNDTAAPFDPALDLPTLIADSFRDHPEQTALVFGDRELSYRELDRAVTVLAAELDARGVGVDDIAAVALDRSFALLVAVLAVHRVGAAYLPVDRGYPADRIEYMLSDARPTVLIDDRPHAALETIAGLLVDENGAPAVPVAAGHEFAPRPLPAKRAAYVIYTSGSTGKPKGVVVAHDAIVNRLRWMQREYRLVPGERVLHKTPISFDVSVWELFWPLTVGATIVLAAPEGHRDPAYLADLIRRTEVTTAHFVPSMLGAFLAEPTLGELPRLRRVLCSGEALTPALRERCHELLAVQLHNLYGPTEAAVDVTATEVPAGDSPIVAIGAPVWNTAIHVLDRDLAPVPVGGYGDIYLAGVQLARGYLRRRALTADRFVANPFAADGSRLYRTGDIGRWNTAGQVEYAGRSDFQVKIRGQRIELGEIDAALHAVDGVDRAATLVHTYDDGRHNLVGYAVTELASRAVIDALAHTLPAHMLPAAVIVVDELPVTANGKLDRAALAKLVPAQQDSVSEPLSERETLMAQAIAEVVRTADVDTLGPDSDFFALGGDSIVALSLVGKLRKRGLELSARAVFEHRTVRALAAAATEAGTLADDAGIGPVPLTPIVSKLVQRSGPSTRLNQTVVVRLPAGTETARVEQVISALVARHDALRLQSTRVSGQVWTLHTRSAAAVDATALLDTVTLPAQAPIPAALDELADTAAGRLAPEAGVLVRFTHVDRGAGEPGYLVIVAHHLVVDGASWRILLDDLDQAAHDRELDPVPVSLRSYADAVTAQAASAQRLGELTHWRTVLTPGADLVATGAHPGTVAELAQLDIEVGDEIATAITAPARPIPTTELLVAALRLAVSRWRAGAGVPDGDLVVDVERHGRDGFGDLDLTRTVGWLTTVTPVRLPASDDPDSVVLTTAAAMAAAPDGGIGFGMLRYANPRTARVLAALPRPQVLFNYLGRVEFGAAADWRPAPEARTVSAAADAELAVEYPLEINVRAEASGDRVLLCARFTYLPGAIRHNDVALLAELWAQALPEATDLTKTDQSG; encoded by the coding sequence GTGAGCACGCCGGAGCGCAGCCGGATCAGCGACATCATGCCGCTGACCCCGCTGCAGCAGGGCCTGCTGTTCGTCTCCGGCCTCGGCACCGAGGTCGACGTGTACACCGTGCAGGCGACGATCGAGATCACCGGACCACTCGACGGCGACCGACTGCGCGCGGCAGCGCACGCGGTGCTGGAACGGCACCCGAATCTGCGGGCCTGCTTCCGCACCCGCAAGACCGGTGAACCGGTCGCGATCGTGCCGTCACGGGTCGAGATTCCTTGGCGCACCGTCGATCTCACCGGACTCGACGAATCAGCGCTGGAACCGCGCTGGTCGGCGATCCTCGACGCCGACCGTGCCGAACGGTTCGATCCGGCCAAGCCGCCGCTGCTGCGGTTCACCCTGGCCACGCTGAGCCCCGACCGGTTCCGGCTGCTGCTGACCAATCATCATCTGCTGCTCGACGGCTGGTCCTCGCCGCTGTTCGTGCGTGAACTGTTCGCGCTGTATCCCGATCCGGATCCCACGGCACTGCCCGCCGTGCGCCCGTTCCGGGATTTCCTGCGCTGGCTCGACGAGCGCGATCACGACGCGGCCGTCACGGCCTGGCGCACGGCACTGGCCGATGTGCCCGGCCCCACGCTGCTCGCCCCGACCGGCGCCACCCGCAATGCCGTTCGCCCGCATCGACATACGCTGCCGTTGCGGGCAGAGACCGGCGTCCGGCTCGGCGAGCGAGCCCGTGAGCTCGGGGTCACGGTGAACTCCATCGTGTCCGCGGTGTGGGGACTGACGCTCGGCCAGGCCGTCGATTCCGCCGATGTGCTGTTCGGTTCCACGGTGTCGGGGCGTAGTCCCGAGATCGAGGGCGTCGAGTCGATGATCGGCATGTTCCTGGGCACCTCGGTCGTGCGTATCCAGCAGGAGGCGAGCGACGACCTCGCCGAGGTGATCCGGCGAGCGCACCGGGCGCAGACCGCGACCATGGATCACCAGCACCTGGGCCTGCCCGCGATCCAACAGGCGAGCGGGCACGGTGAACTGTTCGACACGCTGCTGGTGTTCGAGTCCTATCCGGACGCGCGCGCGGCCATGGCGGCGGTCACCCGGGCAGCGGGGCTGTCCATCGAATCGGTGCAGCCGCGCGATTCCACGCACTATCCGCTGACCGTCACGGTGATCCTCGAACCCACCCTCACCGTGCACCTGTTCTTCCACGACACGGTGTTCGCCGACGCCGAGATCGCCACGCTGTCCCGGCATTTCACCACCCTGCTCACCCTGGTCGCCGAGCAGCCGAAGACGCCGTTGGCCGAGCTGGCACTGTGCACCGAGGCCGAGCTCGCCGAGCTGTCGGGCTGGGGTATCGGCGCCGCGCGCACCACCCGCCCCGCCGACATCGAGGCGGTGATCACCGCTCGCGCCGACGCCGCGGTCGCGATCCGCTGCGACGGAGTCGACTGGACCTACGCGCAACTGGCTCAGGCCACCGCCGGTATCGCCGCAGAACTGCGCCACCGCGGCATCGGCCCCGAGGACCGAGTCGTCGTGGCTCTCCCCCGCGGCTTCGCCTACGCCGCCACGCTGCTCGCGATCCTGCGCACCGGCGCCACCTACGTCCCGGTCGACCTGGGCTACCCCCGTGAGCGCATCGACCACATCCTCGCCGACGCCACCCCGACCCTGGTCATCGGCGACATCGATACGACTGTGGCGCAACTGAACAGCGTCGAATTGTCCACGCTCGGCGCACCGGAGGCACCGCTGTCGCGCAGTGCCGACCCTGTCGCACCGGGCACGGCGACCGCACCGGCCGCACACAGCGGCGAGTCGGCCACGTTGGACACGATCGCACCAGCGACACGCGGCGGTGACGCGCTGGCAGGCCACGGCGGCGAGGCGGTCGCGCAGTCGCGGGGTGTCGACCCGAATCACCCGGCCTACCTCGTGTACACCTCCGGCTCGACCGGTCGGCCCAAGGGCGTGCTCGGGACGAGAGCGGCGCTCAATGCCCGGATCGACTGGGCGGTGAACAGTTGGAGCGCGGACGAACCCGATATCCGGCTGTCGAAGAGTTCGTTCGCCTTCATCGACGGGACCACCGAGCTGCTGGCCGGTCTCGCGGCGGGGGCGCTCGTGGTGATCGCCACCGACGCCCAGCTGCGCGATGTGCCCGCGCTGGCCGAGCTGATCGAGGCCGAGCGGATCACCCACCTCACCGCGGTGCCGACCCTGGCCGCCGAGCTGATCGCGCACGCACCCGCGGTGCGTGAGCAGGTCGGCACCTGGATCCTCAGTGGCGAGCGCACGAATCACACACTGCTGGAACAGCTTCATAGCACCGGCAACCGAATCATCAACACCTACGGCTCCTCCGAGATCGCCGGTGACGTGACCTGGCAGGAGATGACCGGCGCGGACGTCGCGATCGGCAGGCCGGTGCCCGACGTCGAACTCGAGGTGCTCGACCGGTTCCTGCGCCCGGTCGCGCCGGGCGCGGTGGGTGAACTGTATGTGCGTGGCGAGCAGGTGGCGCGCGGCTATCACGGCGACCCGGCCGCGACCGCCGCCCGGTTCGTCGCCGCGCCGCAGGGACAACGGCGTTGTGCCACCGGCGATCTGGTGCGCTGGCGCCGCGACGGCGTACTCGACCATCTGGGTCGCGCCGATCAGCAGGTGAAGATTCGCGGCAACCGGGTCGAGCCCGGTGAGGTCGACGCGGCGCTGGCCGCACTGCCCGGTGTGGAGGGTTCGGCGACGGTCGCCGTGGCCGATGGTGCGGGCGCGATGCTGCTGCGCTCGTTCGTGGTCGGCGCCGAACTCGATGCCGGTGCGCTGCGACGCGCGCTGGCGCGGCGACTGCCGTCGTATCTTGTTCCGGCCGTGGAGATCATCGCGGAGATCCCTCGTCTGCCCGGTGGCAAGGTCGACAAGCGCGCACTGTCGGCCCGGTCCGGTTCAGCCCAGGCATCGCGCGCGGCGAACACCGAGCTGGAGACCCGGCTCACAGCGATCTTCGGCGAGGTCCTCGGCCTGGACGACTACGGCGTCGAAGACGACTTCTTCGCCCGCGGCGGCCATTCGCTGCTCGCGGCCCGCGTGGCCATCCGGGTGCAGGCCGAACTCGGCCAGACGGTCTCGGTGCGTGACCTGTTCGAGCACCCGACAGTCGCGGAACTCGCGGCCGGGCTCGCCACCGAAACCCTGACGACGGTCACGCTTCCGCCGATCACGCCCATCGAACACGGCGCCACGGTGGCACTCTCGCACGCCCAGCATCGCCTGTGGGCTGTCGAACAGATCGCGGGCGCGGCAGGCGCCTACAACCTGCCGTTCGTCCTGGAACTGCACGGCCGCATCGAGGTCGACAACCTCACCGCGGCCTTGACCGACCTCGTCGACCGCCACGCCGCCTTGCGTACCCTGCTCGTCGATGTCGACGGTGAACCCGCCCAACGCGTCCTCGGCCGCGGCCAACAGGTCCCGTTCACCGAACTCACCGTCGCCGAGACCCCGCCCGCCGATGCCGAACACCTCGGCGCCATCGTGGATCGGCCGGCCACCGGACCGGCGTCGCGCGGCGGTGTGGATGCGGCCATGGCGGCCGTCGAACACCTTGGCGCGCAGCCGTTCCAGCTGGACACCGAGTTGCCGATCCGCGCCGCTCTCGTGCACACCGGCACCGGCACCGCGCTGCTGTTGGTCTGCTTGCATCACGTCGCCGGCGACGAATGGTCGACGCCGATTCTGTTCCGCGACCTGGCCACTGCCTATCGCAGTCGGGTGCTCGGCTTCGTCCCCGCCTGGTCGGCGCTGCCGCTGACCTACGCCGACTACGCGGCCTGGCAACGGTCGACCGGTGCGGCGCTGGCGCCGCACCGGGAGTTCTGGTCCAACACCCTGGCCGGCGCACCGGAGGAGCTGGCACTCCCCTACGACCGGCCGCGGCCCGAGCAGCCCGACTTCGCCGGTGCCGTCGTCGATTTCACCATCGATGCCGTCCGCGCGCAGGCACTGGCCGAGCTGGGCCGCTCGGTCGGTGCGACCGGGTTCATGGTGGTTCACGCCCTCGTGGCGACCCTGCTGGCCAAACTCTCCGGTGGTCGCGACATCGTCGTCGGCACTCCGGTGGCCGGGCGCACCGGCGCGGGGGTCGAGGAGATCGTCGGCCTGTTCACCAATACCGTCGCGCTGCGCACCGACCTGTCCGGTGACCTGAGCTTCACCGAACTGGTGCGGCGGATTCGCGCCGAGGACTTGGCCGCGTTCGAGCACCAGGACCTGCCCTTCGACGTGATGGTCGAGCTGGCGGGCCAGGATCGGGTGACCGGCCGGACCCCGCTGTTCCAGACGATGGTGCAGTACCGCAAGCCGATCACCGCCCCCGATTTCGCGGGCCTGCGCGCCGAGATCCGGCATCCGGGGGTCCGTTCGGCCAAGTTCGACCTGACCTTCGACTTCCTGGAACAGGCTGCCGGACACGGCATCTCGGCCCGCATCGAGTACGCGACCGCGCTGTTCGATCACAGCACCGTCGCCACCGTCGCCGAGCGCCTGCTCCAGCTCGTGGACGCGGTGACCACCGATCCGGGAATCGGCCTGCGCGCGCTGCCGGTGCTCGAACAGGCCGAACGCGAGCAGTTGCGGCACTGGAACGACACCGCCGCACCGTTCGACCCCGCGCTGGATCTGCCCACGCTGATCGCGGACAGCTTCCGTGATCACCCCGAGCAGACCGCGCTGGTCTTCGGCGACCGGGAACTGAGCTACCGCGAGCTCGATCGCGCCGTCACCGTGCTGGCGGCCGAACTCGACGCCCGCGGTGTCGGGGTCGACGACATCGCCGCGGTGGCACTGGACCGTTCGTTCGCGCTGCTGGTCGCGGTGCTGGCCGTGCACCGGGTCGGCGCCGCCTACCTGCCGGTGGACCGCGGCTACCCGGCCGACCGCATCGAGTACATGCTCTCCGACGCCCGGCCCACGGTCCTGATCGACGACCGCCCGCACGCGGCGCTCGAAACCATCGCGGGGCTGCTCGTCGACGAGAACGGCGCACCGGCGGTCCCCGTGGCCGCGGGCCACGAGTTCGCGCCGCGACCGCTGCCGGCCAAGCGAGCGGCCTATGTCATCTACACCTCCGGCTCCACCGGCAAGCCCAAGGGCGTGGTCGTCGCCCACGACGCCATCGTCAACCGGCTGCGCTGGATGCAGCGGGAGTACAGGTTGGTGCCGGGCGAGCGGGTGCTGCACAAGACGCCGATCAGCTTCGACGTCTCGGTGTGGGAGTTGTTCTGGCCGTTGACCGTCGGCGCGACCATCGTGCTCGCCGCACCCGAGGGGCACCGCGATCCGGCCTACCTGGCCGACCTGATCCGGCGCACCGAGGTCACCACCGCGCACTTCGTGCCCTCGATGCTCGGCGCGTTCCTGGCCGAGCCGACGCTGGGCGAGCTGCCCCGGCTGCGACGCGTGCTGTGCAGTGGTGAGGCGCTCACCCCCGCGCTGCGCGAGCGCTGCCACGAACTGCTCGCGGTGCAACTGCACAACCTCTACGGCCCCACCGAAGCCGCCGTCGACGTCACCGCGACCGAGGTGCCGGCCGGCGACAGCCCGATCGTCGCGATCGGCGCGCCGGTCTGGAACACCGCGATCCACGTCCTCGACCGGGATCTCGCGCCGGTGCCGGTGGGTGGATACGGCGACATCTATCTCGCCGGTGTTCAGCTCGCCCGCGGCTACCTGCGTCGTCGGGCGCTGACCGCGGACCGGTTCGTCGCGAATCCGTTCGCCGCCGACGGTTCCCGGCTGTACCGCACCGGGGACATCGGCCGCTGGAACACCGCCGGGCAGGTCGAGTACGCGGGCCGGTCCGACTTCCAGGTCAAGATTCGCGGGCAGCGCATCGAACTCGGCGAGATCGATGCCGCGCTGCACGCCGTGGACGGCGTCGACCGCGCGGCCACCCTGGTGCACACCTACGACGACGGCAGGCACAATCTCGTCGGCTACGCGGTCACCGAACTGGCCTCGCGCGCGGTCATCGACGCGCTGGCGCACACGCTGCCCGCGCACATGCTGCCTGCCGCGGTGATCGTCGTCGACGAGCTGCCGGTGACGGCCAACGGCAAGCTCGATCGCGCCGCGCTGGCGAAACTCGTTCCTGCCCAGCAGGATTCGGTCAGTGAGCCGCTGAGCGAGCGCGAAACCCTGATGGCCCAGGCCATCGCGGAGGTCGTCCGCACCGCCGATGTCGACACCCTGGGCCCCGACAGCGACTTCTTCGCCCTCGGCGGCGACAGCATCGTCGCGCTGAGCCTGGTCGGCAAGCTGCGCAAGCGGGGTCTCGAGCTGTCTGCCCGCGCGGTGTTCGAACATCGCACGGTCCGCGCGCTGGCCGCCGCGGCGACCGAGGCGGGCACCCTCGCCGATGACGCCGGCATCGGCCCGGTGCCACTCACCCCGATCGTGAGCAAGCTCGTCCAGCGCAGCGGGCCGAGCACCCGGCTCAACCAAACCGTGGTCGTGCGGCTGCCCGCGGGTACCGAGACCGCGCGGGTCGAGCAGGTGATCTCCGCCCTGGTCGCCCGGCACGACGCGCTGCGGCTGCAGTCGACCAGGGTCAGCGGTCAGGTCTGGACCCTGCACACCAGGTCGGCGGCCGCCGTCGACGCCACCGCCCTGCTCGACACGGTGACGCTGCCCGCGCAGGCGCCGATTCCGGCGGCGCTCGACGAACTCGCCGACACCGCGGCCGGTCGGCTCGCTCCCGAGGCGGGCGTGCTCGTCCGGTTCACCCACGTCGATCGCGGCGCGGGCGAGCCCGGCTACCTCGTCATCGTCGCCCACCACCTGGTGGTCGACGGCGCGTCCTGGCGCATCCTGCTCGACGATCTCGACCAGGCCGCCCACGATCGCGAGCTCGATCCGGTGCCGGTCTCGCTGCGCAGCTACGCCGACGCGGTGACCGCCCAGGCCGCGTCCGCGCAGCGCCTCGGTGAGCTCACGCACTGGCGAACGGTGCTCACGCCAGGCGCTGATCTCGTTGCCACAGGCGCTCATCCGGGCACGGTCGCGGAGCTGGCGCAGCTCGACATCGAGGTCGGCGACGAGATCGCGACCGCGATCACCGCACCCGCCCGGCCGATCCCGACCACCGAGCTGCTGGTGGCGGCGCTGCGGCTGGCAGTCAGCCGCTGGCGCGCCGGCGCCGGGGTACCCGACGGCGACCTGGTCGTCGATGTGGAACGGCACGGCCGCGACGGCTTCGGCGATCTCGATCTCACTCGCACCGTCGGCTGGCTCACCACTGTCACCCCGGTCCGGTTGCCCGCGAGCGACGACCCGGACTCGGTGGTCCTCACCACCGCGGCCGCGATGGCCGCCGCACCGGACGGTGGGATCGGTTTCGGCATGTTGCGCTACGCCAACCCGCGCACCGCCCGCGTACTCGCCGCCCTGCCACGGCCCCAGGTGCTGTTCAACTACCTGGGCCGAGTCGAGTTCGGTGCGGCCGCGGACTGGCGACCGGCGCCGGAAGCGCGCACCGTGTCCGCGGCGGCCGACGCCGAGCTGGCGGTGGAATACCCGCTGGAGATCAATGTGCGCGCCGAGGCGTCCGGCGACCGAGTGCTGCTGTGTGCCCGGTTCACCTATCTGCCCGGTGCGATCCGGCACAACGATGTCGCGCTGCTCGCCGAACTGTGGGCGCAGGCACTGCCGGAGGCGACGGACCTGACAAAGACCGACCAGTCAGGTTAG
- a CDS encoding ABC transporter substrate-binding protein has product MSRFSFARIRPGARAVVAALAVAGLVAGCGGADSGNADSTSGAPATRVITGTGLGDVEIPSEPKRVVAGWLVGTLLVDIGVTPVGMFDDLKKNASPAALDKIKDVPSVGGVETSVNLEKIVELEPDLIVTMFRPGMKNIELESLQEIAPTVAIEIVDPSHVWANYAKVADVVGKGADATMKLSDLDKTWADIAISDKDKIAGIGEVVYAEGSAQAGNFQIATNTALVYERLTKSGLTYFSGADPKPARYNQQISLEDLSRLSSANAIFFEADIDGKPTARTQALLDSPVFKALPAAVAGNVFPLRTPYAYTFEAAELQAEDIRGAIEKFKPAA; this is encoded by the coding sequence GTGAGTAGATTCTCCTTCGCGCGCATCCGTCCGGGTGCCCGTGCCGTCGTCGCCGCACTCGCGGTGGCCGGCCTGGTCGCGGGCTGCGGTGGCGCCGATTCCGGCAACGCGGACTCGACCAGCGGCGCACCCGCCACCCGCGTGATCACCGGAACGGGGCTCGGAGACGTCGAGATTCCCAGCGAGCCCAAGCGCGTGGTCGCCGGCTGGCTGGTCGGCACGCTGCTCGTGGACATCGGCGTGACCCCGGTCGGCATGTTCGACGACCTGAAGAAGAACGCGAGCCCGGCCGCACTGGACAAGATCAAGGACGTGCCCTCGGTCGGCGGCGTCGAGACCTCGGTCAACCTGGAGAAGATCGTCGAGCTCGAGCCCGATCTGATCGTCACCATGTTCCGGCCCGGGATGAAGAACATCGAGCTCGAGTCGCTCCAGGAGATCGCGCCGACGGTGGCGATCGAGATCGTCGATCCGAGCCATGTCTGGGCCAACTACGCCAAGGTCGCCGACGTGGTCGGCAAGGGCGCCGACGCGACGATGAAGCTGTCGGACCTGGACAAGACCTGGGCCGACATCGCGATCAGCGACAAGGACAAGATCGCCGGGATCGGCGAGGTCGTCTACGCCGAGGGGTCCGCGCAGGCGGGCAACTTCCAGATCGCGACCAACACAGCGCTGGTCTACGAACGACTGACCAAGTCCGGCCTGACCTACTTCAGCGGTGCCGACCCGAAACCCGCGCGCTACAACCAGCAGATCTCGCTAGAGGATCTGTCGCGGCTGTCCTCGGCGAACGCGATCTTCTTCGAAGCCGACATCGACGGCAAGCCCACCGCCCGCACCCAGGCGCTGCTCGACTCGCCGGTGTTCAAGGCGCTGCCGGCCGCCGTGGCCGGAAACGTCTTCCCGCTGCGCACCCCCTACGCCTACACCTTCGAAGCCGCTGAGCTGCAGGCCGAGGACATCAGGGGCGCGATCGAGAAGTTCAAGCCCGCGGCCTGA
- a CDS encoding alpha/beta fold hydrolase: MTAPVLTLRRGEGDPVFCLPPGTGLGWQYTQLTRHIPGDAPVHAIQSPYITGEREVSTDLGELVRRYADLIEATAPGRDYRLVGWSFGGNVAIAAAAELRERGHRVPAVVMLDSAAEVPREYLERAALITPAAAALLSLGIAVPPAEFDSLSITDATARVRATETFMSTFDADTIESVIYGSAWSLEVMMHAKYPVFDGDVLYVRAAGAEAGAQVLSTEAVRQWEPFVGGELRVIEVQAVHVQMLDRTVVDAYGPELERELNR; the protein is encoded by the coding sequence ATGACCGCGCCGGTGCTCACCCTGCGCCGGGGCGAGGGCGACCCGGTGTTCTGTCTGCCGCCCGGTACCGGGTTGGGCTGGCAGTACACCCAATTGACCCGCCACATCCCCGGCGACGCGCCGGTGCACGCCATCCAGTCGCCCTACATCACGGGCGAACGCGAGGTGAGCACCGATCTGGGCGAGCTGGTGCGCCGCTACGCCGATCTCATCGAGGCGACCGCGCCCGGCCGCGACTACCGGCTGGTCGGCTGGTCGTTCGGCGGCAACGTGGCGATCGCGGCGGCGGCCGAACTGCGCGAGCGGGGCCACCGGGTGCCCGCGGTGGTCATGCTCGACTCCGCGGCCGAGGTGCCGCGCGAGTACCTCGAACGCGCCGCGCTGATCACCCCGGCCGCCGCCGCGCTGCTCTCGCTCGGCATCGCGGTGCCTCCCGCCGAGTTCGACTCGCTGAGCATCACCGACGCGACGGCCAGGGTCCGCGCGACCGAGACGTTCATGTCCACCTTCGATGCCGACACCATCGAATCCGTGATCTACGGCAGCGCGTGGAGTCTCGAGGTGATGATGCACGCGAAGTACCCGGTGTTCGACGGTGACGTGCTGTACGTCCGTGCCGCGGGTGCCGAGGCCGGCGCGCAGGTGCTGTCCACCGAGGCGGTCCGCCAGTGGGAACCGTTCGTCGGCGGCGAGCTGCGGGTGATCGAGGTCCAGGCCGTGCACGTGCAGATGCTCGACCGCACCGTCGTCGACGCCTACGGACCGGAATTGGAACGGGAGCTGAACCGATGA